The following coding sequences are from one Nonlabens arenilitoris window:
- a CDS encoding T9SS type A sorting domain-containing protein has translation MKNFIPLFTFLILSIQLQAQTISASSQTGEATIQKSTPQVASIATGEPFAYKIDFQNLNPANTLTITDILPAGLCYTASDITADNTFVDFNGNPVSSSITGLIDTSSLPAVVFSIPNNIQRGSFTITVSFCEGVTPDGFTVTNNITADYTTTTGTENFGPTTGITSTASAINPWGKISKTPLFPAVTNQNGDFFIPTTGGKAQFNIIVEKDPSYQGNSFGMLNLQNPTISEIVSPPCASATLISGPGTLDPVTNIITLNNNLIGSNPFENVQFIVEVDYSNCPAFTNGQIISNTVELNGTPIGGTPVTAIASDTATVTAVDNLPPPTLGSSMVKNIFITNPVAGCQGVYDILYSNTDNRPVAMVDIIDNLPFDIIPQTVQISGLINSASQNTNFDLVLNGNPAIPVDLSTGYNGVFTPVTTGNSLQLSAQNNTLLFPGDQLNIIIIFTIDPALTIGTVVTNCSDFQGEILLEAPATNVAFANNSCASFTVAAEEVKLCAVKKVRKANTSDPYQTSITNIVPTDELEFEICVQNNGSLDFNGVLTDVLDSKYEFISVDNSNMPAGTTFTQSGQNLTWNSLNLVENCSSFFAANTCVNTANQFFCAVVKVRVKPFTVPGNIDNVATITDSSNNLSVTTDFAKVNVIESVVISLKKQISDDNISFQDGPLIYDPTCNIDVYYRMTVENFGNKVLNQFQIIDELPAAGDVYFPTVLPRNSSFSMVNISSIAPDFNVSYLNTTPSNTTPSNNFNCNTVSTGSSNSSSTTQTVLYENNTILNPGNSFTIDLNASFPSINAGTNSIVSNSAYLVNCDAGTGIIIPSNLVELSIDSPLDQCEPLDFLPYQTAAGNLFPLAIEQELDTDRFSTLDKEYGDIDNDGDTDILYTKMDSSSGFPVLYWLENTAGTNTTPVFNMPPVNMNIQNALSYRLYDWNNNGCLDIVVYGVNTSTIVYYNDCSGNFSLGVQILFDNIDYRYGPALLAVGDINNDGLPDILLSSQSVNFPGTVYFENNGSTSYPFFNLVSPQNYTSFGNGITNPFIPENSGSYPTPELYDVDCDGDIDLLLSDPLLPNSSGGRMYFHENNGAFTTGTFPNVNTTGIGNQFGLNDTSSGINDLRCDWVVTRIVDYFSNGCPIAISYNPCQRKFFYYSQDDCGCATLSNDSFISQKETLKLYPNPTVSQFYIQGETLDDNQFIIYDINGRIIMEGNYNTNDGIDSSNFETGIYFVAIKNNNVWQSLKFVKK, from the coding sequence ATGAAAAATTTCATCCCTTTATTTACCTTTTTAATATTGTCAATTCAGTTGCAGGCGCAAACAATTAGTGCCAGTAGTCAAACGGGTGAAGCGACCATCCAAAAATCGACTCCTCAAGTTGCCAGCATCGCAACAGGTGAGCCATTTGCTTATAAAATAGATTTTCAAAATTTAAATCCAGCAAACACATTAACTATTACTGATATATTACCAGCTGGATTATGCTATACAGCTAGCGATATAACAGCAGATAATACTTTTGTAGATTTTAATGGTAATCCAGTATCAAGTTCAATTACTGGATTGATAGACACAAGTTCTTTACCTGCCGTAGTATTCAGTATTCCTAACAATATACAACGCGGTTCTTTTACGATTACAGTGTCTTTCTGTGAAGGAGTAACACCTGATGGATTTACGGTAACTAATAATATAACTGCAGATTATACGACAACGACAGGAACAGAAAATTTTGGACCTACCACTGGTATAACAAGTACTGCAAGCGCCATCAATCCATGGGGGAAAATTTCTAAAACGCCTTTATTCCCAGCTGTAACTAATCAAAATGGAGATTTCTTTATTCCTACTACTGGAGGAAAAGCTCAATTTAATATTATCGTAGAAAAGGATCCTAGCTATCAAGGAAATTCATTTGGTATGCTCAATCTTCAAAATCCCACTATTTCAGAAATAGTATCACCACCATGTGCTTCTGCGACGTTAATAAGTGGTCCTGGAACACTTGATCCGGTAACGAACATTATTACTCTTAATAATAACCTAATAGGTTCTAATCCATTTGAGAACGTTCAGTTTATTGTAGAAGTAGATTACAGCAATTGTCCAGCATTCACAAATGGACAGATTATTTCAAATACTGTTGAATTAAATGGTACACCGATAGGTGGTACTCCTGTAACAGCTATAGCAAGTGATACGGCAACGGTAACGGCTGTTGATAATTTACCACCGCCTACTTTAGGTAGTTCAATGGTTAAGAATATTTTTATAACTAATCCAGTGGCAGGTTGTCAAGGTGTATATGATATTTTGTATTCAAATACTGATAATAGACCTGTTGCAATGGTAGATATCATAGATAATTTACCTTTTGATATCATACCTCAAACTGTGCAAATAAGTGGTCTTATAAATAGTGCTTCTCAAAATACAAACTTTGATCTTGTCCTAAATGGAAATCCTGCTATTCCTGTGGACCTAAGTACAGGCTATAATGGTGTTTTTACTCCTGTAACAACAGGTAATAGTTTACAGTTGAGCGCACAGAATAATACACTTCTTTTTCCTGGTGATCAATTAAACATTATCATCATATTTACAATTGACCCAGCTTTAACCATCGGTACCGTAGTTACAAATTGCTCAGATTTTCAAGGTGAAATATTACTTGAAGCTCCTGCGACAAATGTCGCTTTTGCTAATAATAGTTGTGCGTCATTTACTGTAGCTGCCGAAGAAGTAAAACTATGTGCTGTTAAAAAAGTACGCAAAGCTAATACCAGTGATCCCTATCAAACCAGTATCACAAACATAGTTCCTACTGATGAATTGGAGTTTGAAATATGTGTTCAGAACAACGGTAGTCTGGACTTCAATGGTGTTCTTACTGATGTTTTAGATTCTAAGTATGAATTTATTTCTGTAGATAATTCTAATATGCCTGCTGGAACTACTTTTACTCAAAGTGGTCAAAACCTGACTTGGAACTCTTTAAATTTAGTTGAAAATTGCTCCAGCTTCTTTGCTGCAAATACCTGTGTAAATACTGCAAATCAATTCTTTTGTGCTGTAGTTAAAGTAAGAGTAAAACCATTTACAGTACCAGGGAATATAGATAATGTCGCGACAATAACAGATAGCTCAAATAACTTATCTGTAACCACTGATTTTGCAAAAGTTAATGTCATAGAATCTGTAGTCATATCATTAAAAAAACAAATATCTGACGATAATATTAGCTTTCAAGATGGTCCATTGATTTATGACCCAACATGTAATATTGATGTGTACTATAGAATGACGGTTGAAAACTTTGGGAACAAAGTGTTAAATCAATTCCAAATTATTGATGAGCTACCTGCTGCAGGTGATGTCTATTTCCCAACAGTTTTACCACGGAATAGTAGTTTCTCCATGGTAAATATTTCATCTATTGCTCCAGATTTTAATGTGTCTTATCTCAATACCACTCCATCAAATACTACGCCTTCAAATAATTTTAATTGTAATACAGTATCCACAGGTAGTAGTAATTCTTCCAGTACTACTCAGACAGTTTTATATGAAAATAATACGATTCTTAATCCTGGGAATAGTTTCACTATCGATTTAAACGCTAGTTTTCCTTCGATTAATGCAGGAACAAATTCTATTGTATCAAACAGTGCTTACCTCGTTAATTGTGATGCAGGAACAGGTATTATAATTCCAAGTAATCTGGTTGAACTTTCCATAGACTCGCCTCTTGATCAATGTGAACCTCTTGATTTCTTGCCATATCAAACCGCAGCTGGTAATTTATTTCCATTAGCGATTGAACAAGAATTAGATACTGATCGCTTTAGCACTCTCGATAAGGAATATGGTGATATAGACAATGATGGTGACACAGATATTCTATATACAAAAATGGACAGCAGTTCTGGTTTTCCAGTTTTGTATTGGTTAGAAAATACAGCTGGTACGAATACCACTCCTGTTTTTAATATGCCGCCAGTGAATATGAATATTCAAAATGCTCTTTCCTACAGATTATACGACTGGAATAATAATGGATGTTTAGACATCGTAGTATATGGTGTTAACACATCTACTATAGTATATTATAATGACTGTTCCGGTAATTTTAGTTTAGGAGTACAAATATTATTTGATAACATAGATTATCGATATGGACCAGCATTACTTGCCGTAGGAGATATTAATAATGATGGATTGCCAGATATTTTGCTATCCTCGCAGAGTGTGAATTTCCCTGGAACTGTTTACTTTGAGAATAATGGTTCAACTTCTTATCCGTTTTTTAATTTAGTTAGTCCACAAAACTATACCTCATTTGGGAATGGAATAACTAACCCATTCATTCCTGAAAACAGTGGCAGCTATCCTACTCCAGAACTCTACGACGTAGATTGTGATGGCGATATAGATTTATTACTAAGTGATCCGCTATTACCTAATAGTTCTGGAGGTAGAATGTATTTTCACGAAAATAATGGAGCATTTACAACCGGCACTTTCCCAAATGTCAACACAACCGGAATTGGTAATCAATTCGGGCTCAATGATACCTCATCAGGCATAAATGACTTAAGATGTGATTGGGTAGTTACTAGAATCGTGGACTATTTTTCTAATGGTTGTCCTATAGCAATAAGCTATAATCCATGTCAACGAAAATTCTTTTACTATTCTCAAGATGATTGTGGTTGCGCAACACTATCTAATGATTCATTTATCTCACAAAAAGAAACCTTAAAACTATATCCTAACCCTACGGTTAGTCAATTTTATATTCAAGGTGAGACTCTAGATGATAATCAATTTATTATTTACGACATCAACGGTAGAATAATAATGGAAGGTAATTATAATACTAATGATGGAATTGATAGCAGTAATTTTGAAACGGGAATTTACTTTGTAGCCATTAAGAATAACAATGTATGGCAATCATTAAAATTTGTGAAAAAGTAA